In Raphanus sativus cultivar WK10039 chromosome 5, ASM80110v3, whole genome shotgun sequence, the following proteins share a genomic window:
- the LOC130512680 gene encoding uncharacterized protein LOC130512680, with product MAIEKEEWWSRSNDELSLVFQKFISVGSPSSTDAIITMNDDEDETLVSKIKKTSDSNSLLPSTNAVIIIDDDDDEEETLDSKKNKKRNHLDSTLEPTKKKPRLGSWWDDVDAFDQLSCVVKGLPTVQSCFSSTNLPETKTKEDKKRSLSSSHHENLLGYTDSNNKEYQDCLGYGHVSLPSLGGYVTPADSCFPSLSTGLRETNKDYESQLSSSNHHGDDFIDLGEDKNVGESANSSNKSIRHVTLEELGVSVEDLKSIPWEAFDPTWEIRSVTMDPWLGGYVSDMLSAHNSHA from the coding sequence ATGGCGATAGAGAAAGAAGAGTGGTGGTCTCGTTCGAACGACGAACTCTCTCTCGTTTTCCAGAAATTCATATCCGTGGGATCACCATCTTCTACTGATGCAATCATCACCATGAACGACGACGAGGATGAAACCCTAGTGTCTAAAATAAAGAAGACAAGCGATTCTAACTCGTTGCTACCTTCTACTAATGCAGTCATCATCATCGACGATGACGATGACGAAGAGGAAACCCTAGATTCTAAGAAGAATAAGAAGCGAAACCACCTCGACTCTACCCTAGAGCCTACAAAGAAGAAGCCAAGATTGGGGTCTTGGTGGGACGACGTTGATGCCTTCGACCAATTAAGTTGCGTGGTCAAGGGGTTACCAACTGTGCAATCATGCTTTTCTTCAACTAATCTTCCCGAGACGAAGACGAAGGAGGATAAGAAGAGATCCTTGTCTTCAAGTCATCATGAGAATTTGCTTGGTTACACTGATAGTAACAACAAGGAATATCAAGATTGCTTAGGATACGGCCACGTGTCGCTTCCAAGTCTTGGCGGCTACGTAACTCCTGCGGATTCCTGCTTTCCTTCTTTGTCTACTGGTCTTCGAGAGACGAACAAGGATTACGAAAGTCAATTATCATCATCAAACCACCATGGTGATGATTTCATTGATCTTGGAGAGGACAAGAATGTCGGTGAGAGTGCTAACAGCAGTAATAAGAGTATTCGGCACGTGACACTTGAGGAGTTGGGTGTTTCGGTGGAAGATCTCAAGAGTATACCATGGGAAGCGTTCGATCCGACATGGGAGATTAGGTCAGTGACCATGGATCCTTGGCTTGGTGGCTACGTCAGTGACATGCTCTCTGCTCATAATTCACACGCTTAA
- the LOC108862461 gene encoding uncharacterized protein LOC108862461 has product MDSIVCTALEEICCQGNTGIPLVSLWSRLSPPPLSPSVKSHVWRNLLSIPQLQFKAKNTVYGSSDPSIQLLDDAHRLDLRIIANEKLRGNFVGLYDAQSNNTTISAVQRQVLERLAVARSNGVAQNLLAKEFNIQGRNFFYIVKQLESRGLIVRQPAIVRTKEVDGEGDSKTTSCVSTNMIYLTSYSKPLGSQQRFEICKEDPTSPGDATQSDEITKEDTLIKDFLPAMQAICDKLEEATDKVLVVSDVKQDLGYLGSHSRHRAWRSVCRRLTESHVVEEFDAVVNNRVERCLRLLKSFSEKDFTYCGKKQFLKFGRSTQKTEQTLELPIDNQIYDMVDAEGSKGLAVMEVCERLGMDKKKSYARLHSICSRVGMHLQAESHKKTTVYRVWTSRNAGTDSADLFPDRAETISRESNIPANDSSTPPDTGGLAQPFMEQSLAVADTDFATPPRLTDSECNSGQVATPVRLTDSERSSGVLHCSPSNATGRNVLACRSLQESFHEIDDKVVDTAMGSTDLALSEMNHLVLPKPSKPKVHQQLPITVENARRERRILERLNEEKFVLRAELHKWLVSLEKDRSTKVDRKTIDRLLRRLQQEGLCECIAVSVPNVTNCGRNRSSVIVLHPSVQRLTPEEFGIIHDKIRSFELGLRGLSVSKRKNNEPIPILNDIQRGQSNVDLDARASKSGAMRANGFVLAKMVRVKLLHCFLWDYFSSLPGWDNAFSSSHDHKFENLFALEDAFRAMPLELFLQVVGSTQKADDMMKKCRQGMRLSELPSEEYKLLMDTLATGRLSMLIDILRRLKLIQMVNNRFRHDEIEEKYANLTHAMELMPYIEEPVFVAATPSVMSLDLRPRIRHDFILSNRDAVDEYWLTLEYCYAAADHRAAKQAFPGSVVQEVFRFRSWASDCVMTAEQRAKLLQRIAADEKEKLSFKECEKIAKDLNLTLEQVMHVYQAKRGRRLKSKDKNHAVENSPSPSSGKRKRETPVKTTGIGVGSKIIDEQKVLYSDAIDASNSENIPNTIQEDQSHIPMNQQENEEIGDLTEDEGQCSSLINRYASSKTTSTPAQRFSWTDEADRKLLSQYVRHRAALGAKFHGVNWAQVRELPAPPLACKRRTQTLMKNDKFRKAVLRLCNILSERYAKHLETKQKCLPESSSSHVLVRKDSGFVEHGKDIFSDDEKWDDFSENSIRQAFNDILELKKMAKLVAPKRAKPSSREWSNRDIVDEGSETVPPAIRSENIQNPSMDHVKDTSRRSGHYRLHQTINPLDGNDNGNIQVRKALAVSTAVELLKLVFLSMPTAPGMPNLLEDTLRRYSERDLFTAYSYLRDKKFLVGGSGGQPFVLSQSFLHSISKSPFPVNTGTRAAKFSSWLLENERDLMDEGVALTSDLQCGDVLNFFSLVSSGELSISVSLPEEGVGEPGDRRGLKRRADEIEESEADSAKKQKLLGEGEINFRKEKGFPGIAVSVRRVSLSTADAIELFKDDDSRTGELHFNRVVANSGCESDDLKEIFDSTDATVVPGSLGDSPWQAMASYASVVMAKSAGEQVSVFSPNVFETVSDALQKAGDQGLSIEEVQRLIDIPGQETFDCIVDVLETFRIALKVNGYDNSRVVHSFYRSKYFLTFEEGKTSDNNLQRPLPVNYLEKVVGEHRSNDVSRISISSQDEREHVAGNRVHKVTILNLPETAQASGLHEASMKSPSSVTFGKSFGGETKESTCEKSPPAPIYPWVNADGSINKVVFDGLVRRVLGTVMQNPGIPEDEIINLMDVLNPQSCRKLLELMTLDGYVKVREMMQTKFTGPPSLLTSLLITAPKKPELISRKHLFANSKGLSAL; this is encoded by the exons ATGGACTCGATTGTATGCACCGCACTGGAGGAAATCTGCTGTCAGGGAAACACAGGGATCCCTCTAGTTTCCCTCTGGTCACgcctctctcctcctcctctatcTCCTTCCGTCAAGTCACATGTCTGGAGAAACCTGCTATCAATCCCTCAGCTCCAGTTCAAGGCGAAGAACACTGTGTACGGATCATCAGATCCTTCGATTCAACTCCTGGACGATGCTCATAGACTCGATTTGAGGATCATCGCGAATGAGAAGCTCCGAGGTAACTTCGTTGGCTTGTACGACGCTCAGTCCAATAACACGACTATCTCAGCCGTTCAACGACAGGTTCTCGAGCGTCTCGCTGTTGCTCg ATCGAACGGCGTTGCACAAAACCTACTTGCTAAAGAGTTTAACATCCAAGGGAGGAACTTCTTTTATATCGTGAAGCAACTTGAGTCTCGAGGTTTGATTGTTAGGCAACCTGCGATTGTGAGAACCAAGGAAGTTGATGGTGAAGGAGATTCTAAAACCACCTCATGCGTTAGCACCAACATGATTTACTTAACTAGTTACTCCAAGCCTTTGGGTTCTCAGCAGAGGTTTGAAATCTGTAAAGAGGACCCAACTTCTCCCGGAGATGCTACACAATCTGATGAGATTACAAAAGAGGATACGCTCATCAAAGATTTTCTACCAGCAATGCAGGCTATTTGTGATAAGCTTGAAGAAGCTACTGATAAG GTTCTAGTCGTCTCAGACGTTAAGCAAGACCTTGGTTATCTGGGTTCACATTCAAGGCATAGAGCTTGGAGAagt GTTTGTCGCCGATTGACAGAGTCTCATGTAGTAGAGGAGTTTGATGCTGTGGTGAACAATAGG GTGGAAAGATGCCTCCGTTTGCTTAAAAGTTTTTCAGAAAAAGATTTTACCTATTGTGGGAAAAAGCAATTCTTGAAATTTGGAAGGAGTACccaaaaaacagaacaaactTTGGAACTTCCAATAGATAATCAAATTTATGATATGGTTGATGCTGAAGGATCTAAAGGCTTAGCTGTGATGGAG GTATGCGAAAGACTTGGCATGGATAAAAAGAAGAGCTATGCTCGGCTTCATAGTATCTGTTCACGAGTCGGGATGCATCTACAGGCAGAAAGCCACAAAAAGACTACAGTGTATAGAGTTTGGACTTCTCGTAATGCTGGGACCGATTCTGCTGATTTGTTTCCTGATAGAGCTGAAACTATTAGCAGGGAAAGTAACATACCGGCAAATGATTCCAGCACACCTCCTGATACTGGTGGATTGGCTCAGCCTTTCATGGAACAAAGTCTTGCAGTGGCTGATACGGACTTTGCTACGCCTCCAAGGTTAACTGATTCTGAATGCAACTCGGGCCAAGTTGCTACACCTGTAAGGTTAACTGATTCTGAAAGAAGTTCAGGAGTTCTCCATTGTTCCCCATCTAATGCCACAGGAAGAAATGTGCTTGCATGTCGTAGCTTGCAAGAATCGTTCCATGAGATCGATGATAAGGTTGTTGATACTGCAATGGGATCCACTGATTTGGCTTTATCAGAAATGAATCATCTCGTTCTACCGAAGCCGTCTAAACCAAAAGTGCATCAACAACTTCCTATCACTGTTGAAAACGCTCGAAGAGAACGGAGGATACTTGAGCGCTTGAAT GAAGAGAAGTTTGTTTTGAGAGCAGAACTACACAAATGGCTTGTCAGTCTTGAGAAAGACAGGAGCACCAAGGTAGATCGAAAAACCATTGACAGACTTCTTAGAAGGCTTCAACAAGAAGGACTCTGTGAATGCATCGCCGTTAGTGTACCAAATGTAACTAATTGTGGTCGTAACCGTAGCTCTGTGATAGTTTTGCATCCATCTGTTCAAAGATTGACTCCAGAAGAATTTGGTATTATTCATGATAAGATTAGGTCTTTTGAACTGGGACTCCGTGGCCTGAGTGTgtcaaagagaaaaaacaacGAACCAATTCCGATATTGAATGACATTCAGAGAGGTCAAAGTAATGTGGATTTGGATGCACGAGCTAGCAAATCAGGAGCCATGCGAGCCAACGGGTTCGTGCTTGCAAAGATGGTTCGCGTGAAGCTCCTACATTGTTTCCTTTGGGACTATTTTAGCTCCTTACCTGGCTGGGACAATGCCTTTTCTTCTTCACATGATCATAAATTTGAGAATTTGTTTGCACTTGAAGATGCTTTTAGAGCCATGCCACTCGAACTGTTTTTACAAGTTGTTGGATCTACTCAAAAAGCTGATGATATGATGAAGAAATGCAGACAGGGTATGCGTCTTTCCGAGCTTCCCAGCGAAGAGTATAAGCTTCTAATGGATACTCTTGCGACTGGTAGATTATCAATGCTTATTGATATTTTGCGCCGATTAAAG ttGATTCAGATGGTAAATAATAGATTCAGACATGACGAGATTGAAGAGAAGTATGCCAATTTGACACATGCAATGGAGCTTATGCCTTATATAGAGGAACCTGTGTTTGTTGCTGCTACACCAAGTGTCATGTCTCTTGATCTTCGCCCTCGTATTCGGCATGACTTTATTCTATCAAATAGAGATGCTGTCGATGAATATTGGCTAACTTTAGAGTATTGCTATGCCGCTGCTGATCACAGAGCTGCTAAGCAAGCATTTCCGGGATCTGTTGTTCAAGAG GTTTTTCGTTTTCGTTCTTGGGCCTCAGATTGCGTCATGACAGCAGAACAGCGTGCTAAGCTCTTACAGCGTATTGCAGCTGATGAGAAGGAAAAACTCTCATTCAAAGAGTGTGAGAAGATTGCTAAGGATCTGAACCTGACCTTAGAGCAG GTTATGCATGTCTATCAAGCGAAGCGTGGAAGACGCCTgaaatcaaaagataaaaatcaCGCTGTAGAAAATAGCCCTTCTCCATCTTCtgggaaaagaaaaagagaaactCCCGTAAAGACTACCGGAATAGGTGTCGGGTCCAAAATAATAGATGAACAAAAGGTTCTATATTCAGATGCTATTGATGCCTCAAATAGTGAGAATATTCCAAATACCATACAAGAAGACCAATCCCACATTCCGATGAATCAACAAGAAAATGAGGAGATAGGGGATCTTACTGAAGATGAGGGCCAGTGTTCTTCTCTGATCAACCGGTATGCAAGTTCAAAGACCACATCAACTCCTGCACAAAGATTTTCATGGACAGATGAGGCGGACAG GAAATTGTTGAGTCAATATGTTAGACACCGCGCAGCTCTGGGGGCAAAATTCCACGGAGTAAATTGGGCTCAAGTTCGTGAACTGCCCGCACCTCCTTTAGCTTGCAAGCGACGGACTCAAACATTGATGAAGAATGATAAATTTCGGAAGGCGGTCTTGAGGCTTTGCAATATACTCAGTGAGCGCTATGCAAAACATCTAGAGACGAAACAGAAGTGTTTGCCTGAGAGCAGTAGTTCACATGTTCTTGTTAGAAAGGATTCTGGTTTTGTTGAGCATggtaaagatatattttctgatGATGAAAAATGGGATGACTTCAGTGAAAATAGTATACGTCAAGCCTTCAATGATATTCTTGAGCTCAAGAAGATGGCTAAACTGGTGGCCCCTAAACGGGCGAAGCCCAGCTCTCGGGAATGGTCAAACAGAGATATAGTTGATGAG GGGAGTGAAACTGTTCCACCTGCAATTCGCTCAGAGAACATTCAAAATCCTTCTATGGATCACGTTAAAGATACATCTCGACGATCCGGACACTATCGTCTTCATCAAACTATTAACCCTTTAGATGGAAACGACAATGGTAATATACAAGTAAGGAAAGCTCTGGCAGTTTCTACTGCTGTAGAGCTGTTAAAGCTTGTCTTTCTGAGCATGCCCACTGCACCTGGTATGCCAAATCTGCTGGAAGATACCTTAAGACGATATTCAGAGAGAGACCTGTTTACAGCCTATAGCTACCTCCGAGACAAGAAGTTCCTG GTTGGTGGAAGTGGTGGACAGCCATTTGTGCTTTCGCAGAGCTTCTTGCATAGTATTTCAAAGTCTCCATTCCCGGTTAATACTGGGACAAGAGCAGCCAAGTTCTCCAGTTGGCTTCTCGAAAATGAAAGAGACCTGATGGATGAGGGAGTCGCTCTTACTTCGGATTTGCAATGTGGCGatgttttaaatttcttttcacTGGTTTCTTCCGGTGAACTCTCTATATCTGTATCCTTGCCTGAAGAAGGTGTTGGAGAGCCCGGAGATCGTAGAGGTTTGAAACGTAGAGCTGATGAGATAGAAGAATCAGAAGCTGATAGTGCTAAGAAACAAAAGCTACTGGGCGAAGGTGAAATCAACTTTCGAAAGGAAAAGGGTTTTCCTGGTATAGCAGTATCTGTTCGCCGTGTAAGTCTATCAACAGCTGACGCAATAGAGTTGTTTAAAGACGATGACTCTCGCACTGGTGAACTTCACTTCAACAGGGTAGTAGCAAATAGTGGTTGTGAATCTGATGATTTGAAGGAAATTTTCGACTCTACAGATGCTACAGTCGTACCGGGCAGTCTAGGTGATTCTCCCTGGCAAGCAATGGCCAGTTATGCTAGTGTTGTTATGGCCAAATCTGCAGGCGAGCAAGTGAGTGTATTCAGTCCTAATGTTTTTGAAACCGTTTCCGATGCCCTTCAGAAGGCTGGTGACCAAGGTCTGAGCATTGAAGAGGTCCAGCGTCTTATTGATATTCCAG GCCAGGAAACTTTTGATTGTATTGTAGATGTCCTTGAAACATTTCGGATAGCTTTGAAG GTAAATGGGTATGATAATTCCCGTGTTGTCCATTCCTTCTACCGATCAAAGTACTTCTTGACATTTGAGGAAGGTAAAACCTCAGACAATAATCTTCAGCGGCCTCTACCAGTGAATTACCTAGAGAAAGTTGTTGGGGAGCATAGGTCAAACGATGTCTCTAGGATCAGCATTTCTTCACAGGACGAGCGTGAGCACGTTGCTGGCAACAGAGTTCACAAGGTTACAATTCTTAACCTTCCTGAAACGGCTCAGGCAAGCGGTTTGCACGAAGCATCTATGAAAAGTCCATCATCTGTTACATTTGGAAAGAGTTTTGGAGGTGAAACAAAGGAATCGACTTGTGAGAAATCACCACCTGCGCCAATATATCCATGGGTAAACGCAGATGGGTCCATAAATAAAGTCGTCTTTGATGGACTCGTTCGCCGTGTTCTAGGTACCGTGATGCAGAATCCCGGTATACctgag GACGAGATCATAAACCTAATGGATGTACTAAATCCTCAG AGCTGTAGGAAGCTTCTGGAGTTGATGACACTCGATGGGTACGTGAAAGTGAGGGAAATGATGCAAACCAAGTTCACCGGTCCTCCGTCTCTGCTAACCAGTCTTCTCATAACCGCCCCCAAAAAACCGGAGCTTATCAGCCGCAAACACTTGTTTGCTAACTCCAAGGGACTCTCTGCCTTATGA